The following coding sequences lie in one Alloacidobacterium dinghuense genomic window:
- a CDS encoding carbonic anhydrase, translated as MAFSRRSFIGASAASLVAAGSLDFLSTPHLSAQSPLTPDEALRELVDGNERFAAGRMTSIEHDLKVLKERTVDKQEPYAAVLACADSRVPVELIFDQTIGHVFVTRVAGNLATTEIIASLEYGAAVLGTKVILVLGHANCGAVKAAIQGKDAPGQISALFPHIQPAIDQAGSDLATVTKANAQVQAKLLSEASTVIAPMVKEGKVKVVAGVYDIGTGKVTLA; from the coding sequence ATGGCTTTCTCCCGTCGCAGTTTCATCGGCGCTTCCGCAGCGAGTCTCGTCGCCGCAGGCTCGCTCGACTTCCTCTCAACTCCGCATCTCAGCGCGCAATCGCCTCTCACTCCTGATGAAGCTCTCAGGGAGTTGGTGGATGGCAACGAACGCTTCGCCGCTGGACGCATGACCAGCATTGAGCATGATCTCAAAGTGCTCAAGGAACGCACCGTCGACAAGCAGGAGCCCTACGCGGCCGTGCTTGCCTGTGCCGATTCCCGCGTGCCGGTGGAACTTATCTTCGACCAGACGATCGGGCACGTCTTCGTCACGCGCGTTGCGGGGAACCTCGCCACAACCGAGATCATCGCCAGCCTTGAATACGGCGCTGCTGTGCTTGGAACCAAGGTAATTCTCGTTCTCGGCCATGCCAACTGCGGCGCGGTAAAAGCGGCGATTCAGGGCAAAGATGCGCCTGGCCAGATCAGCGCGCTCTTCCCGCATATTCAGCCAGCGATCGATCAGGCAGGCTCCGATCTTGCTACCGTCACGAAGGCAAACGCTCAGGTTCAGGCGAAACTGCTGAGCGAGGCATCGACCGTGATCGCCCCGATGGTCAAGGAGGGCAAGGTGAAGGTTGTTGCCGGAGTTTACGACATAGGAACTGGGAAAGTGACGCTGGCCTGA
- a CDS encoding MBL fold metallo-hydrolase, with translation MILETFPVGMLQCNCTILGDETTGEAMVIDPGDNIPQIVARLEKHRLKLKQIVVTHAHIDHVGGALKLKQQTGAPIFLNQNDLPLLEMMEMQAGWLGTATPEVAPPDASADDHLVVGLERYPATVLHTPGHTPGSICLHFAPLNLLVAGDTLFAGSIGRTDLPGGDYGKILRSIRDRLLPLPDETQVIPGHGPATTIGEERDSNPFLQG, from the coding sequence ATGATCCTCGAGACCTTTCCTGTTGGCATGCTGCAATGCAACTGCACGATCCTCGGAGATGAGACGACCGGCGAGGCGATGGTGATCGATCCGGGTGACAACATCCCACAAATTGTTGCGCGTCTCGAAAAACATCGGCTCAAGTTGAAGCAGATTGTGGTCACGCATGCGCACATCGATCATGTTGGCGGCGCGTTGAAACTCAAGCAGCAGACCGGTGCGCCCATTTTTCTGAACCAGAATGATCTGCCGTTGCTGGAGATGATGGAGATGCAGGCGGGGTGGCTGGGAACTGCTACTCCCGAGGTGGCGCCGCCGGACGCGAGCGCCGATGACCACCTTGTCGTCGGACTGGAGAGGTATCCGGCGACGGTGCTGCATACTCCGGGACATACGCCCGGGAGCATTTGCCTGCACTTCGCTCCGCTGAACCTGCTGGTGGCTGGCGATACGCTCTTTGCCGGGTCCATCGGGCGGACTGACCTTCCGGGTGGGGACTATGGGAAGATTCTGCGGTCGATCCGCGACCGGTTGCTACCGCTTCCGGATGAAACGCAGGTCATTCCGGGACATGGGCCAGCGACGACGATCGGGGAAGAACGCGATTCGAATCCTTTCCTGCAGGGGTAA
- a CDS encoding ASCH domain-containing protein has protein sequence MAAFNFKQQFKPMILSGRKRHTIRAKRKRCTKPGERLYLFCGMRTKFCERLMEPVCTKVQDIVIDSTGSIFIDGERLHSDEREALAAADGFASYVDMMKFWNGRLPFEGDIIHWKFSGAQA, from the coding sequence ATGGCTGCTTTCAACTTCAAGCAACAGTTCAAGCCGATGATCCTCAGCGGCCGCAAACGTCACACCATTCGGGCAAAACGCAAGCGCTGCACGAAGCCCGGTGAACGCCTTTATCTCTTCTGTGGGATGCGTACTAAATTTTGCGAACGACTGATGGAGCCGGTCTGCACAAAAGTGCAGGACATTGTTATTGATTCAACAGGCTCGATTTTTATAGACGGCGAGCGTCTTCATAGCGATGAGCGTGAGGCGCTCGCTGCTGCTGATGGCTTTGCCAGCTATGTCGACATGATGAAGTTCTGGAACGGTCGGCTACCTTTCGAGGGCGACATCATTCACTGGAAATTCTCAGGAGCGCAAGCGTGA
- a CDS encoding excisionase family DNA-binding protein produces the protein MKLRIPDQLLLPWSPRVTISVERAAEILDVSRDTIERMCQDGTLMSYKVRPGVARSPWRINYDAFVKYCEDLHEKSGLEKRF, from the coding sequence ATGAAGCTTCGTATCCCTGACCAATTACTGCTGCCCTGGAGTCCGAGGGTCACCATCAGCGTCGAGCGTGCTGCCGAGATCCTCGACGTCTCGCGTGACACCATAGAGCGCATGTGTCAGGACGGAACGCTGATGTCTTACAAAGTGCGCCCAGGTGTGGCGCGCAGCCCGTGGCGCATCAACTATGATGCCTTTGTAAAATACTGCGAGGATCTGCACGAAAAGAGCGGCCTGGAGAAGAGGTTTTAG